The proteins below are encoded in one region of Thiohalomonas denitrificans:
- a CDS encoding transglutaminase TgpA family protein, whose amino-acid sequence MSRTDVAKRRIPPQLGRLWLLGGLSAVVAPHLLRMPAWLGIGCGALIIWRILRELKGWPLPGRTVTMGLTVGGVAGIFAAYQTLLGQQAGVALLTVMLCLKLLEMRTLRDSMLVIFLGYFLVISGFLFSQSIFVGIYMFAVVLALTAALVALNHPGGAQHHSGGYVRLAGGLLLQSVPLMLVLFILFPRIPGPLWALPEDAHQGTTGLSDELTLGSITNLAESQEVAFRVQFDGDQPTADRLYWRGPVLWLTDGRGWRVLDPDGERVGRLGGADYQDAGETVDYEVTVEPHNRKWLFALDLPTGAPPAANIRGDFQMVADKPVNERRRYPMRSVLEYNTGELSSLQRQLGLNLPTGSNPKTTALARRWREEGMAPETIVSAALSFFRDQPFYYTRQPPALPADNAVDSFLFDRRRGFCEHYAASFVTLMRAAQVPARLVTGYQGGQFNPVGDYLIVRQADAHAWAEVWLEGQGWVRVDPTAMVPPERVQASADTERFRSTLPLTLSGPQADWLTRSWQQMRASWDAVNHGWNQWVLGFDRERQHDLMRRLGIGDIDWRGMVAMLFLSLLVLLGGVGAYLLWPRRAKTDPAARLYERFCRKLDSHGLPRQHDEGPRAYAERVVVARPDLTGPIQRITDLYTRIRYADDDPDRWLPHLKKQVHAFRP is encoded by the coding sequence ATGAGCCGAACCGATGTCGCCAAACGCCGCATTCCGCCGCAACTTGGCCGGCTCTGGCTGCTGGGAGGGCTGTCGGCTGTGGTGGCACCGCACCTGCTACGGATGCCAGCCTGGCTGGGAATCGGTTGCGGAGCGTTGATCATCTGGCGAATTCTGCGCGAACTCAAAGGCTGGCCCCTGCCGGGACGGACAGTCACGATGGGGCTGACGGTCGGGGGAGTGGCCGGCATATTTGCGGCCTACCAGACGCTGCTTGGCCAGCAGGCGGGCGTGGCGCTGCTGACGGTGATGCTGTGCCTCAAGCTGCTGGAGATGCGTACCCTGCGCGACTCCATGCTGGTGATTTTCCTCGGCTATTTCCTGGTCATCAGCGGCTTTCTGTTCAGTCAATCGATCTTCGTCGGCATCTATATGTTCGCGGTAGTGCTGGCACTGACCGCGGCGCTGGTGGCGCTCAATCATCCGGGCGGTGCGCAGCACCATAGCGGCGGCTATGTACGGCTGGCCGGGGGACTGCTGTTGCAGTCGGTTCCGCTGATGCTGGTGCTGTTCATTCTGTTTCCACGGATTCCGGGGCCGCTCTGGGCGCTGCCGGAAGATGCCCACCAGGGCACCACCGGACTCAGCGATGAGTTGACCCTGGGCTCGATTACCAATCTCGCCGAATCGCAGGAGGTGGCCTTTCGCGTGCAGTTCGATGGCGACCAGCCCACGGCCGACCGGCTCTACTGGCGCGGCCCAGTATTGTGGCTGACCGACGGGCGCGGCTGGCGCGTACTGGATCCGGACGGCGAACGGGTAGGCCGTCTGGGCGGTGCCGACTATCAGGATGCCGGGGAGACGGTGGATTACGAGGTGACGGTTGAACCGCACAACCGTAAATGGCTGTTCGCCCTGGACCTGCCGACCGGCGCCCCACCGGCGGCGAACATTCGCGGTGATTTCCAGATGGTGGCGGATAAACCGGTGAACGAACGACGCCGCTACCCGATGCGCTCGGTCCTCGAGTACAACACCGGCGAGCTGTCATCGCTGCAGCGCCAGCTGGGTCTCAACCTGCCCACCGGCAGCAATCCAAAGACCACCGCCCTCGCCCGCCGCTGGCGCGAGGAGGGAATGGCCCCGGAGACCATCGTCTCTGCCGCTCTGAGCTTCTTCCGCGACCAGCCGTTCTACTACACCCGTCAGCCGCCCGCCCTGCCTGCCGACAATGCGGTGGACAGTTTTCTGTTCGACCGGCGCCGCGGTTTCTGTGAACACTATGCCGCCAGTTTCGTTACTCTGATGCGCGCGGCACAGGTACCGGCCCGGCTGGTTACCGGCTATCAGGGGGGGCAATTCAATCCCGTGGGTGACTACCTCATCGTTCGCCAGGCCGATGCCCATGCCTGGGCCGAGGTCTGGCTGGAGGGACAGGGCTGGGTTCGGGTGGACCCGACAGCGATGGTGCCGCCCGAGCGGGTGCAGGCCAGCGCGGATACTGAACGATTCCGCTCCACGCTACCGCTTACCCTCAGTGGTCCACAGGCGGATTGGCTGACACGCAGCTGGCAGCAGATGAGGGCCTCGTGGGACGCCGTCAACCATGGCTGGAACCAGTGGGTGCTGGGCTTCGACCGGGAGCGTCAACACGATCTGATGCGTCGCCTGGGTATCGGGGATATCGACTGGCGCGGCATGGTGGCCATGCTGTTCCTGTCGCTGTTGGTACTGCTCGGTGGAGTCGGTGCCTATCTGTTATGGCCCCGCAGAGCCAAAACCGACCCGGCGGCCCGGCTTTATGAACGCTTCTGCCGCAAACTCGATTCCCACGGCCTGCCGCGCCAGCACGACGAGGGACCCCGCGCCTATGCCGAACGCGTCGTGGTCGCCCGACCCGACCTCACCGGACCCATCCAGCGGATCACCGATCTGTACACCCGCATCCGCTACGCCGACGACGACCCCGATCGCTGGCTGCCCCACCTGAAAAAACAGGTACACGCGTTTCGGCCGTAG
- a CDS encoding DUF58 domain-containing protein: MLGEITKVLGWGRFSGRVHPQAGPTTLDRRRVYILPTRAGFLFLLVLGAMLLGAINYSNSLGFALTFLLASLSVVSILHTFRNLHGLSFHPGHSRPVFAGEQALFLIGIENRRAAPRFAIDLALAGAGRNTVDLEANALYWVELRVPATRRGHLYLPRCTIETRFPLGLFRAWGYIQLNSECLIYPKPADARSIPPKLGGTSGHGGDRGRGSEDFIGLRAYQAGDPLRHIHWKAVARGHDLVTKQFGGEKAERIWLDWEETPGANVEARLSHLCRWVLTAEERGWVYGLALPRRRIPPDRGDIHRRHCLEALALFGEPS, translated from the coding sequence ATGCTTGGGGAAATCACCAAAGTTCTGGGTTGGGGCCGCTTTTCCGGGCGGGTTCACCCGCAAGCGGGTCCGACGACCCTTGACCGGCGACGGGTTTATATCCTGCCTACCCGGGCCGGGTTTCTCTTCCTTTTGGTGCTGGGCGCGATGCTGCTGGGCGCCATCAACTACTCCAACAGTCTCGGGTTTGCGCTGACCTTCCTGCTGGCCAGCCTGTCGGTGGTCTCCATCCTTCACACCTTTCGCAATCTCCACGGACTCTCGTTCCATCCGGGCCACTCGCGACCGGTGTTTGCCGGGGAACAGGCCCTGTTTCTCATCGGCATAGAAAACCGTCGGGCTGCACCGCGTTTTGCAATCGACCTGGCCCTGGCCGGCGCCGGACGGAACACCGTGGATCTGGAGGCGAACGCCCTCTACTGGGTCGAGCTGCGGGTCCCGGCCACCCGCCGGGGCCATCTGTATCTGCCCCGCTGCACCATCGAGACCCGGTTTCCCCTGGGGCTCTTCCGGGCCTGGGGCTATATCCAGCTGAACTCGGAGTGTCTGATCTACCCCAAACCGGCCGACGCGCGCAGCATTCCCCCGAAGCTGGGCGGCACATCGGGCCACGGTGGCGACCGGGGCCGCGGCAGCGAGGATTTTATCGGCCTGCGGGCCTATCAGGCCGGTGACCCGCTGCGCCATATTCACTGGAAGGCAGTAGCGCGCGGCCATGATCTGGTCACCAAGCAATTCGGGGGCGAAAAGGCGGAGCGCATCTGGCTGGACTGGGAGGAGACCCCGGGCGCCAATGTGGAGGCCCGGCTGTCGCACCTCTGCCGCTGGGTGCTGACGGCGGAGGAGCGTGGCTGGGTCTACGGCCTCGCCCTGCCCCGCCGACGGATTCCGCCAGACCGCGGCGATATCCACCGGCGCCACTGTCTGGAAGCGCTGGCACTGTTCGGGGAACCTTCATGA